In Rhodamnia argentea isolate NSW1041297 chromosome 11, ASM2092103v1, whole genome shotgun sequence, one genomic interval encodes:
- the LOC115735827 gene encoding glycerol-3-phosphate acyltransferase 9 encodes MASPGNLKTSSSELDLDRPNIEDYLPSGSSIHEPRGKLRLRDLLDVTPTLTEAAGAIIDDSFTRCFKSNPPEPWNWNIYLFPLWCFGVLVRYLILFPARILVLTIGWIIFLSSFALVHSMLKGHDALRKKLERLLVELICSFFVASWTGVVKYHGPRPSIRPKQVFVANHTSMIDFIVLEQMTAFAVIMQKHPGWVGLLQSTILESVGCIWFNRSEAKDREIVAKKLRDHVQGTDNNPLLIFPEGTCVNNHYTVMFKKGAFELGCTVCPIAIKYNKIFVDAFWNSRKQSFTKHLLQLMTSWAVVCDVWYLEPQTLKPGETPIEFAERVRDIISARAGLKKVPWDGYLKYSRPSPKHREGKQRSFAELVLQRLEEK; translated from the exons ATGGCGAGCCCCGGGAACCTTAAGACCTCGAGCTCCGAACTGGACCTGGATCGCCCCAACATCGAGGATTACCTCCCTTCCGGATCCTCCATCCACGAGCCTCGCGGCAAGCTCCGCCT GCGCGATTTGCTTGATGTCACGCCGACTCTGACCGAGGCTGCCGGTGCTATCATCGAT GACTCTTTCACGCGGTGTTTCAAGTCGAATCCGCCGGAACCTTGGAACTGGAACATATATCTCTTCCCGCTGTGGTGCTTCGGGGTGCTGGTTCGGTACTTGATCCTGTTCCCAGCAAG GATTTTAGTATTGACAATCGGGTGGATAATATTCCTCTCATCATTTGCCCTTGTTCATTCTATGCTTAAAGGGCATGATGCACTGAGAAAGAAGCTGGAG AGGTTGCTGGTGGAGTTAATTTGCAGCTTCTTTGTCGCTTCATGGACTGGGGTGGTCAAATACCATGGGCCACGGCCAAGCATTCGGCCCAAACAG GTTTTTGTTGCCAACCACACCTCCATGATCGATTTCATCGTCTTGGAGCAAATGACTGCCTTCGCTGTTATTATGCAGAAGCATCCTGGATGGGTTG GACTACTGCAAAGCACTATTTTGGAGAGTGTAGGATGCATCTGGTTTAATCGAAGTGAGGCCaaagatcgtgaaattgtggcaAAAAA GTTGAGAGATCACGTACAGGGAACTGATAACAACCCTCTTCTCATATTTCCTGAAGGGACTTGTGTGAACAATCACTATACTGTCATGTTCAAAAAG GGTGCATTTGAGCTTGGATGCACTGTTTGCCCTATCGCAATCAAGTACAATAAGATCTTCGTGGATGCCTTTTGGAACAGCAGGAA ACAATCTTTCACAAAGCATCTGCTGCAGCTTATGACATCCTGGGCTGTTGTTTGTGATGTCTGGTACTTGGAACCCCAAACCTTGAAACCCGGTGAGACACCAATTGAGTTTGCAGAGAG GGTCCGGGACATCATATCTGCTCGAGCTGGTTTGAAAAAGGTTCCTTGGGATGGATATCTGAAATACTCCCGCCCTAGCCCCAAGCATAGAGAAGGGAA GCAACGGAGCTTTGCTGAGTTGGTGCTGCAGCGACTTGAGGAGAAGTGA